Proteins from a single region of Fundulus heteroclitus isolate FHET01 chromosome 12, MU-UCD_Fhet_4.1, whole genome shotgun sequence:
- the elovl7a gene encoding elongation of very long chain fatty acids protein 7a — protein sequence MELFNIKTSVAEIYDGFIQNADSRTGNWLLMSSPIPQTIIILAYIYFVTSLGPRLMENRKGFDLRGVLIVYNFSVVALSVYMCYEFVMSGWGTGYSFRCDLVDYSDSPQAMRMAATCWLYYFSKFIEMLDTIFFVLRKKNSQVTFLHVYHHSIMPFTWWFGVRFSPGGLGTFHALLNCVVHVIMYTYYGLTAMGPNYQKYLWWKKYLTTIQLIQFVMVTTHISQYFFIEDCPYQFPIFIYIIGLYGLIFLLLFLNFWYHAYTKGKRLPKVLQNQTWGHHTNGVMNGNVDHEKYH from the exons ATGGagctttttaatattaaaaccTCCGTTGCAGAAATTTACGACGGGTTCATCCAAAATGCAG ATTCGCGGACAGGGAACTGGCTGCTCATGTCGTCGCCTATCCCCCAAACGATCATCATCTTGGCTTACATCTACTTCGTCACGTCGCTGGGGCCTCGGCTGATGGAGAACCGGAAGGGCTTCGACCTGAGAGGAGTCCTTATCGTCTACAACTTCAGTGTGGTGGCTCTCTCGGTCTACATGTGCTacgag TTTGTGATGTCCGGATGGGGAACAGGATATTCATTTCGCTGCGACCTTGTTGACTACTCGGACTCGCCGCAGGCTATGAGG ATGGCAGCGACCTGCTGGCTTTACTACTTCTCAAAGTTCATCGAGATGCTTGATACG ATTTTCTTTGTGCTGAGGAAGAAGAACAGCCAGGTGACGTTTCTTCATGTCTACCATCACTCCATCATGCCCTTCACCTGGTGGTTTGGGGTTCGTTTTTCTCCAG GTGGGTTGGGAACGTTCCACGCCCTTCTCAACTGTGTCGTCCATGTCATCATGTATACGTACTACGGGCTGACGGCCATGGGCCCCAACTACCAGAAGTACCTGTGGTGGAAGAAGTACCTCACCACCATTCAGCTG atccAGTTTGTCATGGTTACCACCCACATCTCCCAGTACTTCTTCATCGAGGACTGCCCATACCAGTTCCCCATCTTTATCTACATCATCGGCCTGTACGGCCTGATTTTCCTGTTGCTTTTCCTCAACTTCTGGTACCACGCCTACACCAAGGGCAAGAGGCTGCCTAAAGTGCTGCAGAATCAGACATGGGGGCACCACACCAACGGAGTCATGAATGGAAACGTAGACCATGAGAAATATCACTGA